ACAGGGGTTGTTTCTACAACTTTTAATTATAAGAATTTTAATATCGGAGTTTTCATCCGTTATAGTTTTGGTGCAGATAGATTTAATTCTGCATTGTACAGCAAAGTAGAAAATATCGATTCAGATAATGTTTTTGAAAATCAGGATGCAAGAGCACTTTTGGATCGTTGGACTACGCCGGGTCAAATGGCTCAGTTCAAGGCAATTGATTTGACGGTTGTAACTCCTATTTCTTCCCGTTTTATTCAAAAAGATAATTATATAGCCGGAGAAGCTCTTCGTATAGGATACAGAGTAACCAACAGAGAGTGGCTGAAGAAATCAGGGATGGCCGGATTAGGATTTAATGCATATGCCAATGATTTTTTTAAAGTTTCGACTATGAAAGTCGAACGAGGGATTAGCTATCCTTTTTCAAGAATTTTTTCTTTAAGTCTAAGCGTAACATTTTAATACCATTATTATGAATCAGTATTTAAATAAAATTGCATTATCAATCCTGATAGCGTTTTCGGCAGTAAGCTGCAGTAATTTTCTGGATGTGGTGCCTCAGGATAAAATTTTAGAGTCTCAAATATTTAAAGATGAAGCCGGAATGCAGAATGTGCATAACGGACTTTATATGATGCTTGCATCTGATGAGCTTTATGGCAGACAGCTTACAATGGATGCGGTAGATATTTTAGGGCAGCAGTACAATATGCCGGCTTCGCATACAAAAACTAAAATGGCTATATACGCTTATGCGGAAGCCAATCCAAAAAAAGTTTTCACAGACATTTGGCAAAAAGCTTTTACTACAATTCTGTCTGCCAATAAATTTCTGGAAAGTCTGGAAGAACATGGTGGAATTGTTTCTCAGGAAAAAACAGATCTTTTAAGAGGTGAAGCAATTGCAATACGAGCCATGCTGCATTTTGATATGCTGAGATTATATGGGCCAATTTACAAAGTAGATCCTTCTATGCCTGCAATACCTTATTATGATGCACCTGTGACTTCAAATAATCCAATTTTATCAGCAAAAGATGCAATGAGTAAGATATTGGCAGATATTGATATGGCATTGACACTGTTAGGAAAAGATCCAATCCTGACAACAGGAAAATACAAAGCTACCAGCGACTATGATGCAAATCCTTATTATTCTCAAAACAGAGGTATGAGAATGAATTATCTTGCCGTAAAATGTTTAAAAGCACGTGTACTTTTATATGCCGGAGATAAAGGGGGAGCATCGACAGTAGCAAACGAAGTAATTACGTTTACAAAATCGACGACGTTTTTTCCGTGGACTACCTTTTTAGATGCTACGAATCCTGCAACTCCTGACAAAATTTTTTCTTCAGAGAACTTCTTTGCTTTAAGTGATTACACTTTGTATAAAACGCAAGAAGATTTGTTTGATTCTAAGTTAGGAGATGCCATGATTTATGCTCCATTATTAAACAGATTAAATACAGTTTTTGAGTCGAATGATAATGATTACCGAAGCCTGCCGAGTTGGAAGATTCCTGTTGTGGGCGGAAAAACGCAAAAAACATTTTTTAAATATGCAGATGTGCCAGACAGCAGAATGGTTTTTCGCTTGCAGATCCCAATGTTCAAGCTTTCAGAAATGTATCTAATTGCAGCAGAAACGGCAACAGTACCCGCAGAT
The sequence above is drawn from the Flavobacterium sp. N2038 genome and encodes:
- a CDS encoding RagB/SusD family nutrient uptake outer membrane protein, yielding MNQYLNKIALSILIAFSAVSCSNFLDVVPQDKILESQIFKDEAGMQNVHNGLYMMLASDELYGRQLTMDAVDILGQQYNMPASHTKTKMAIYAYAEANPKKVFTDIWQKAFTTILSANKFLESLEEHGGIVSQEKTDLLRGEAIAIRAMLHFDMLRLYGPIYKVDPSMPAIPYYDAPVTSNNPILSAKDAMSKILADIDMALTLLGKDPILTTGKYKATSDYDANPYYSQNRGMRMNYLAVKCLKARVLLYAGDKGGASTVANEVITFTKSTTFFPWTTFLDATNPATPDKIFSSENFFALSDYTLYKTQEDLFDSKLGDAMIYAPLLNRLNTVFESNDNDYRSLPSWKIPVVGGKTQKTFFKYADVPDSRMVFRLQIPMFKLSEMYLIAAETATVPADGIALLNTLRYNRGLTNLAATAVLATEVTKEYRKEFMGEGQLFFYYKRNNTTAIPNGSAASGNIAMGALQYVVPLPDAEINFQ